The Paramisgurnus dabryanus chromosome 17, PD_genome_1.1, whole genome shotgun sequence genome includes the window TTCTTCCGAAAATGCCTTATTTTTGCCATACACCGAATAACCGAAAGAGGGCACCACACATTTTATTGAGTatgatattattttatatagatTAAAACGTTGAAAGTTCTTATAGATTTGATAAACAATTTATAAATTATTTGCAAAACAAGTAGATTACAGCCGTGCTGAATTGAAGTACAGAGAAAACTATGGGGTACATATTCTTGTATATTAAACTTGATTTGGGTGTGCAACAATCTTTGTAAATTATTAATCATGCTTAACAAAATGTGATTCACATGTGCACAAATAATCAGATTAACAGCTAATGTGTTTAAGGAgatattaattattatcattatgtgttattttcttaggtactaATCATCTATGATGATGCCTTAAACAGATTCTACAGTGTAATCATGTGTGATTGGTAAACATGGGTACAATAAGGAAATGTATAATCTTTCCTGTCATCACATTAAAATTATAATGAATGCCTGTAAATAAATGGTCACCAAGTTACCATAGTTAGTTTTGCACTCCAAATAACTTCAGGCACGTAATTactatattaaatacatttttaaattaaatatattgtaaaCGTGCTCTACATTCTCTGATGCATGAAAAAGTAAATCTATGATTTAAATTCGCACACTCAAACCATAGACtgaaaaaatacacatttcgcATGTATCAAAACATATTCAACAGGTTGGAGTCTtggttaaaataattttagttATGTAATTATTTTACTAATAATTTAAATTGTACATATGTTTTCTATATTTGTTAAACCTGGTCTATTGTGCGTAGGAATAAGTTACatacatataatataaaaaaactcAGAATCGAAGGCGTATGTAtgtgacgtcacttcctgtGCAACACCCAACTAAGCGGAAATGCACAGGCAAGCTTGAAGAAGGAAACAGAAAGGTTTGAAGACGACATGTCTGAACTGTCACTTTACCTCACAAACGTCAATGTGTCTCTGGGACAAACTATGGACACAGAAAAGGTAGAGTTTAATATAATAATCGAGTTATAATGGAAACAAGCGCTGTTTTGATCCTGTAGTACAGTCGAGATACGCGATTTTACTTCCTTGTTCGTTTTATTATTGTCTAGCGAGTTAGTTACTAGTTTGTTGATACATACATGTGACGTATTTCATGTGTAATGGATAACGTAATCTAATTGCATTATCCTCTAAACCTGGATGTCCACACACATCAAatgtttgttgtttgcaccacaatacttaattctgtgtaacttgAACCTGTTGttcacaaacatggacaattacactgtttcatgttcattgaaaaatatttgcttattatatttatttcttCCTAACCcaaatagctggtagaaatctgaaaaaaagacaaaccaaagctcgggtcttaggaggttaaattaacatttcCTAATTAATGCACCTATTAAATTGCATATAATGGTAAACATGTCATGCCATTATGGTTTAGTATGcttcatgtttattattttattaattattccatctgtaatgtgtgtgtgtgtgtatgacaaTTGGATTGTCCATGATGTACAATTCTTAATGAAATGGTAATTTAACCAAACAACAAGTTCattgtaaaacaaaaacatgtcaTGGTAATGTCTCTCCAttataaagcactttgaattaGCTTTGTTTATGCAatgcattaaataaataaacttgccttgcctattATTGGTTTAGAGCGCTACTGTGGTGAAGGATTTCGAAAATGTGGAACTTGGAGATTTGGGAAAGAAGCGGACAAAGATTCCTCGCAGAACAATCTACTTTGCCAGTGGTGAAACAATGGAGGAATACAGTACAGatgaggaagaagaggaagagaCGAGCCAAAAGAGCACCCAGTTAAGTCCAGTTGATACTGTAAgtagtaaattaaattataatttgtTCATTATTCATTGTAGTTatctttgcatttttttaaacaatcaagCATAAAATGAGTATGCTTCTCTAATTTTAGTCCAAATTGACTTGGGGTCCATATTTCTGGTTCCAAATGTGGAGGGTGGCCACCTCTACTATCTCAGGTaattaaatattgaaaaaagaaaTGAAACTCTGTCAAATCTATAATATTCAATACGGTACAATCATATGGGATTTATGTTATAACATAATTTTCTAAAAGAAATTGAGTCCTTATGATTGTGTTTTGCATTCTCTCAGTTTGTGACTATCTTGGTGAGAGAATGGCATCACTGCTGGGAATTACCTCACCAAAATATCAATATGCAATTGATGAATACTACAGAATGAGGAAGGAGGTACATGCACTGTACaagttaatatttatttttatgaatgcTAGACATATTACGGTTTATGCAGCTAACAAACTTGTGTTGAtaggaggaagaagaggaggaggaaaACCATCTCTCTGAGGAGGCAGAGCGTCGTTTTGATGAGCAGCTCGGTCAGGAGAACCAACAACCAAAAATTGAGCAACCAGAAGCAACTGCTTCTTTTGTGAATGTGACCTTTGAACTCGAACAAGAATCGCATACACCATCTGATGCAAACAAATTGCCTGCCCTTATTCCCTCCTAAAATACTGTATAATTGTTTGATTATATCAAacaattttacattattttccaATATGTAGGTACAAGTTTTGCTTTTTTCAGCATACCTGAAGTTGGCATTTGAATATGAAGGTAACATGCTGTTTATGCATTGCTGACAAAAGGTCTTGCTTGAATGCAAACCTTATTTAACATTTCATAAAGCCATACACTGATCTTTCAATACAGAAGTAGTCACTACAACAATTCTTTGTACATTTTGCAATTAAAAACACTATATCAGCTGCATGGATCACCGATCTCCAAGGTGCTGTCGATACTAGGAATTAGTtattatatttaacattttttgtgtttgtttggatGTTTTGAGTTGCTGAAAATAGTTTTAAGTGATCATACATGATCCCCTTTCTCTTTATTAGGTCATATAATTGtaatttttctaacaaaatacCCCTGTTATTATGAACACGGTATTTTTGTGTTGTGCACATTGAGGAGTTAAATCTCTCTCTTGAAAACACAAAagcattttattttgaaaaattgtataatttatttgtcatcaatattttttattacacaAGTGAAAATATACCTACTTTTATATATCGTAGgtcaaataaaatacaattctTTTTGTACATAACAATACTtaataaacatttcaatatacaACCAAGCTATTCTGTATAATCCTCTTGTGAATGTTTCCATGTCCAAACCAGCACGGTTGGTCCCGAAGTACAATTACTTCAATGTAGGAAAGGATGTCATGTGTCATCTAAATCAGCTGTGTTGCTGTCGGTGTCATTGGCCACCAGCACCTCTCTGTTCTCATAGGTCCAAAATCCATTGAGATCAATAAGAATACTTGTGACTGTATCACCCTGTCCACTATTCACTAGGTCCTGTAGAGTGATTTTATATGGATCCTTGGGCTTTACCATATCAAAGATTTCATCCTGTAAGCATAAAAACACAAATCGTGATCCACAGATTGCACCAATTTCTTGCTTGTAATTCTGAATTCTCCAAGACAAGTGATGTCATGTAGTGTTATATAAAAGCAAAAAACTTTGTACCTTAACATCCTGAAAGGAAACTGGCTCCTGTCCATGGATTTTCATCTGTTCCTGAATAGCCTGAATTGCATAAAAACTTGCATTCAAACTTCAAAatactaaatgtgattttatccAGCATAAACGGCATATGGGTGATTTTATTAGAAAGTAACAGAATTGATACGgaataaaacagaaaatcatGATATTTGGCTTGGTCTGTGATCcatgacaatattaaaataaccatttgaaaaaataatgactttagACGTCAAATGTACCTGCAATTACATAAAAACCCAATGTCTTAAATCCTTTCCAAACATTTTCCTTACCCTGAAAAAGTAATTGAGAGCAAAGACATTGAGGTATCCTTTGTTTTCCATGTCCAGCAGTTTGAAAATATA containing:
- the fam177a1 gene encoding protein FAM177A1, yielding MSELSLYLTNVNVSLGQTMDTEKSATVVKDFENVELGDLGKKRTKIPRRTIYFASGETMEEYSTDEEEEEETSQKSTQLSPVDTSKLTWGPYFWFQMWRVATSTISVCDYLGERMASLLGITSPKYQYAIDEYYRMRKEEEEEEEENHLSEEAERRFDEQLGQENQQPKIEQPEATASFVNVTFELEQESHTPSDANKLPALIPS